The genomic segment AGAGCACTTTTTGCAGTGTTTTTATCTCCTGTAATGGTAGCAAAGCCTTTGGTAGAGAAGTTAAAGATAGGGTAGTTTAAGTTAAGAGAGTCGTTAGTACCAGTACGAAGAGGATTAAAAGAGTCAAATCTACGATCAGTGCGTAATCTGATAATAACATCAGTTTCTAAGAGTTGGCGCCCTTTAACTAAAGTAGGAATTCCTACCCAAGCTACTGATGCGTATGCTCTACCTAACCAACGAGAGCAAACCGTAATGGGACTATTTGCTACATCAAGGTGGTAGATTAGTGAGTCCATAGCACGTTTAATAGTTTTACAAGAGTCATAACGGCTGTTGGTTACGTAGATATAGTGCTTACCACCCATAGTAGGGACACCTGAAGGTGCTTGGTTTACAATATGAAAGCCATCATCAGGAGTTGGATTCCAAATCATGTCATCACCATTTTGCGCTCCAAATCGAGAGGCTTCGGCAAAGAATATATTTAATCTTTCTCCAGTGAGCACATCAATTGCATAGCCTGGGAAGTAGCTGAAACCTACATCTGTAGGATCGGAAGTTGTTACTAGCTTACCGCCTGATAAAATTTTGCTTGGGCGCTGTTTGTACAAGAATGGACGTTCAATAGTTCTGGGTAGGTCTGCAGGTAAATAGTCTACTTCTGTGGTACTTTCTACGACTAAGCATTTAGACCACTTAGTTACATCGCTGGTAATGACAATATCTACGTTGGGAAGCACATTCCCATTGTACCATGTTTTGTTTCCATTATACTGGGCTGTAATGGCAAGTTCATTAGCAGCGGTAGGAATACCTCCATCTTGTGCAAGCGTAATTTGGGCAGCAGAGATAGATACCGTGATGTCATTTTTGCGCCGCAGAGTCGTAGGTGAAGGGAAGGGCCCATCAGTAATATTAGCAGTTACAGCACTACTGAAAGGTTGGTAAACTCCAGGACCTTTTGTTAAGCGAAGTGGCGCCCAAGTTCCGCCAAGAATCTTGCTGAAGTAACCGTCATGGTCTATATCTTTACCTACATAGTCGTTATCACCCATACCTCCGGGTCCAGATATTGAAGTGTATTTAGCCTTACTACTAACAATCCATTCTCTATAGTAGTTATCAATGCTCGCTAAACCTGTAAGCCATTTTTTAGTATTATCTTTGAACAACATCACACAATTGTTATTTTGATTTCCATTACCCAGTTCTGTGATGTTCACAGGCTTATATTGACCTGGACTACCAGCAAAGACAACTTTTATACCTAACCCATATTCCTCTAATATCTCTTCACCACCATCATTCGTTTGACCACTAGGCACAAGAGTTACTTTTTGGTGATTAGGTAAGGCGTTATCAAAAGTGAATACACTATTGAATGTACCTACAATTACCCCGCGCGCGGATGCCCCTGAAGTAACTAGCAAACAAGCTCTGAGGTCAGATTGGAAAGCTACAGATTTGTTTTGTAAAGAACGGTCTTCGTTCCAAGTAGCACCATCATCTGTTGTGAAGTAAACCTTACCTTTATCTCCAACTATCAAACCTGTAGTACCATTGAAGTGAATAGCGTTGAGAGTTATGTTGTTCAAGTTGGGTAATGCAGAAGCACTGTTAGTCCAGTTTTTGCCCCCATCCGTAGTGGTCAAGAATATACCGTTAGTACCAACTGCATATCCATTTGTGCTATTTTTCATGTAAATTGCTTTGATAGTACCTGTTAGACCTGCGGGCAATACAGCGTCGTTCCAAGTAGAAGAAGGCGAGCTGGTAGCAAATACTGAGTTATCTGCCCATTTTATTTTAGGTACTCCACTAGCAGTTCCACCAATCCAAGCAGTTGGGTTGCCAGAACTAGATACAGGGACATACTCAGCAGCTACATACTCCTCGCTAATGATACTACCGATAGATAAAGCGTTCCAACTAGGCCTATTCTTAACAATAGTATTAGCATGAAGTCTCATAGAGTATAGGTTGGTAACTGTCTGCCCCGCAGTATTTTTAGCTACTCCTACTATAAGTACATTTTGCAGTGTGCCATTATAGTCGCCTGAAATAGCTACTGCAGTTAGCTTATCTGATTTTTCACCTGTTGAAGTAGCTAGCTTTGAAGTTTTGAATAAACTGTTGGCAGTAGCAGTGCTATCATAAGCGTATATTAAGTTGCCTCTATCCCCTACTCCTAATATGATATCTCGGTTATTTGTTGCAACATTTATAGCATCAGCAGCATTTATGTTGAAAGAGGATATCCTTCTTACTTGCTGCATATTCATGTTACCTACTGTTGGTGAGAAGCTGCGAGAAATATTTCCTGATGCACCAAATACATACACGCGGTTAGTAGTTCCATCACTGGTTAAAGTAATAGCATTGAAAGGTCCTGAGTTACCTGAATAATAAATACTATCTTTTGTATTTCTATCAATCAAAAACCAGCGATCTAGTTGGGGTGGAATGACAAGTTGATAGTCTAACTCTTTTACCTTTTTAGGATCAATTACGCGTACTTGGATAGGTCCATAGCCTTTTTTGTAGGTGAGTTCTTCAAGTGCATTTTTTGCCAAAATTTCATTGATAGTAGCCTCATCTAGCTGAATATTAAACCCACCGTTTCCTGTTCCTCTTACACGAGTGATAGGAAGCATTTCGCCATATTCAGCATTTAATATCATACCATTCTCTTCGGGCATAGTCAAGTGAGGCATTGCTACCACCACTTTGGCATTATCACTTTGTTTGAATTTTTCGGACACTGCATAAGCATTGTAGGCATAAGCCACTACCATAAAGTAGTAGTGCTTGTTGTTAATTAAGCGGTTATCTCCGATAGCAAATTGGTCAGTGGTAACTTTGAAAGTTTTGAAGGTACCTTTGTCACTTACATCAGGTACATTAGCTACCATCAAAGTATTGACAGGACCTAAAACAGGATCAACAGTTGTGTTAATAATAGAAGTAACTCCATTTTTAACATCACATTGTCCAATTAGGCGAGCTTTGTTAGGATCTCTTAAATCTGAAATACTTACAGTAGCATCTTTGAGTTGATAAATAAGGTAACCTTCAAAATTGTAAGTTGTATCAGGAGCGCCTGCAATAACTAACTCAGGGTCTTTTTGTTCATATTTTTCTTGATAATTATTAGAGTTAATAGGATTGTCCCAGTTCAAAATGATGGTACGGTCGAGTTCTACTGCGGTAACCACGGGTGCGTCAGGTCCAGACACACGTTTAAAGTTATTATCGAAAAGAGCTTGGGCTTTTTTATCTGCTTTAATAAGGTTACATATTGCATCTGTGTTGCTACCCAAAGTAGTACCTTGTGCAAACACAGCACCTATGGTAACGTAGTTTACAGCACCAGGTTGAAGTGTAAACTTACCTGCGGATTGTATAAAGCGTCTGTCGGCAGGATTGTTACCAGCATTAGCTTCGGTCCAGCCTAAGTTACCACCACATAAACCTCCTGGAAACATGTAGTTAGTGGGCTTAGGTGTATACGCATTTGGGGTAGTAGATGCAACACCATCTTTTCCATCATCTACGATAGGATTTCCATCCTTCCATTTACCATCAAGGTAACCATAGAAATGCTGAGCTGCACTGGGGTTGCCATAAGGAGTAAAGTCATTATTGTAATAGACAAACTTGCTCATGATAATTTTCTCACCTGGTTCGTCAATAGTACCATCCTTGTCATTGTCTATACCATCACCAGGGTCTGCAATAGGACCTTCAAAAAAGTCTATCCCTATAGCTGGAAGAGAGTTTCCATATCCCGATACCCCTTCGTCAAGACCATCTCCATTATAACAGAAGCCTAAGCCAAGTAATGTGTCACAGCCCACATAGTCATCAGCATAGTTACCCAAGTCAGGGTCTACCCACTGACCAATGTAAGTCTGGTTAAGGGTATTAGTAGATTTGTTAATGATTTTACTTTTATAGAAGGTAGCATTGTTCATTTCATCATTTGTAACGAAAGCAAAAGCCATGGTTTGAATTTCAATACCAATAGGTTCTGCACTAGTTTCGCTGTGGATATTACCTTTGTCATTGTATACCCACCAAATTGCTTGGTCACCAAATATCAAGGGGTAGTCGCCTGAGTTAGGGTCGTAGACTCCGTTTCCGTCCACATCTTCGAAAGGTGCAAGATCAGGGTCAGATAAGTTTTTCTTGGCGGGCCAGTCTAGTATGTTTTTAGGGATAGCAAACGCACCTGATGCCAGAGCACCTGTTTGATAAGCATTGATAAAAGCATCAATTTCAGATTTAAAGACAGTATAATGCCTATCATACTTTAAACAGGTAGCGGGATCTATTTCAGCAGAAGCATCTAACGGACCAGGATAGAAGTCTGTACCTGTTTGGCGATACGTTTGGGCAGCAAGGCGTAATTGTCCTCCCCCATCGTATCCACCAATCCAGATAGCACCTGCAAATAAAGCATGTTTAGGAGTTGCACCAGGGGTATTATTTTTAGGTACTTCATATCTTGGGTTACCCACTAAGTCCCACCACATGTCACCCCCATTCATCAGTGTAGTACGCACATTATTTATGTCCAACTGAGCAAAGGAGGTAGGCGCAGCGCATCCACCTGAGGTGCGCTGGTTCTTACTTGTTTTTCCTCGCTCACCAATATTTTCTCTAGCTACTATGCTTCCGCTTATCAGCAAAAGCACTGCTAAGATTAACACCTTTGAGCAGTTAAGATATATCAACGATTTATTCATATACATCTTCAATTTTAAGGTTTAACAAAAGTTATTTACAACTAGAATGAGATAATCACTCCTAAGCGAGTTCTACGAGGAAGCCCGTAGTTATCGGGATGATTTACTCGAATAGAGTACAAATCTCTGTAAGATGCAGCATTAGTTTGTTGTTGCAAGAAAGTCTGTGCCACAGCATGGTTGAGATAACCATCATCATCGGGCTGCCCTGTGAACTGATACACACTTTGGATATTTTTGTTGTTAAGTACATTTTGAATTTGAAGATATACATTCAAGTTCAAAGTTTTGCTACCTTTTTCACCTCCCCCAACTTTGATCTGGAAGTCTTTGTCTATACGCACATTAGCACGGAAGTTTGCAGGCATTCTAGCACTGTTTGGATTGCCTACAAGTGTGGTACGTTGAACAGCACTAGCATCTACCGTACGAATAGGGAAAAGAATTCTACTGTAAGGTGTACCTGAACCTGCACGAAGAGTTAAGTTAACTCCAAAGTCTTGAAGTACTTTACGTAATTTTTCTGGTCCGTTGTAGAATTCACCTCTACCATAGCGGTAGTCTGCAGTTACTACTAGAGCGTGGCGTTGGTCAAAGTCAAGAGGGAGAGGTGTGCGTAAATTAGGTTGGCCGCTGTTAACTAAGCTTGCCGCAGAACGGTCATTTGAACCTGTTCCATCCGCAAACTGTAAAGTGTAAATTACATTAAGTTGAAGATTAGAATTTTCCCCTGGACGTTTTTCGTACTCAAAAGTAAAACCTTTAACTGTACCAAAGTCTATATTTTCATAAGTAGTGTAGTTGATAGGATAAGCGTAGGATCTATTGACAATGTTTATTTGGTCACGTAATTCGCGGTAGTAACCGTTGATAGTTAGTGCCATTTTCTTATTGAGGGCAGTCTTGAAACCTAAAGCATAATCTATAGTTCTGTCTGCACGAAGATTAGGGTTATTAATAGATTGAGTTGCATTAGCTACTAAATACAAATAATCTACTGGAGTGGTAGCCAAAGGTGAGATAATCAAGTTTGTTGATGCAGGGCGTTGAGTAAGTACATCATAGTGCGCAAAGAATACCGCTTGTTCTGTAATAGGGAAAGAGAAAGCTAAACGAGGCATGATATTAACTTGTGGTTTATAGTCTACAAAAGCGCCTTCGGTAAGTTTATCACCATTTTTGAGATAAGGATATGCTCTACCGTTAGTACCAAATATCAGGTTGGGCAGTTTTTCAACGCCGTTTGCATCATAGAATTTAGGATATACAGGATGAGACTTAGGGTCACTGAAACCTACAATTGCAGTAGGGTTAGTAGGATTGTTTATATAAACTGTCCAATCATCTTTTACATTATCAGGAACTACCAAAGCAGGGTTATTCATTGCGCGAACTTCGCCTGCGGTATAGTATTCGTAAAGTACAAATGGGTTTTTAAGGACTTTTTGGTTAGCATCAAAACGATCAACGCGCAAACCTACGTTCATAATTAAGTTGTTAATTTCAAATTTATCCTGTATAAATCCTGCAATGTAAATAGGACGAAAAGCAGAGATAGGTCTATTGACAGTATCTTTGAAAAAGTCTGAGAAAGTAGGTTGTTTGCCCCTGTATCTCCTGCCAAGATGGTCGTATCCGTAGTAAGTGATAAAGTTGTTACCATTGTTAAGTAGCTCATTTGTAGTGAATAAATCCAAAGAGTAGAATGAAGGGTCAAGTGCGTCTGTGTTAATCCACTCTGTGCTATTGATAGGCATACCAAGTTTTTGACGAAGTTTCTTATCAAAATCCGTTTGAGCTGCAGCGTTATATAGAGGTTTATGATTTACATATCCTGTCCATACACCGTTAGCATCTCTAACCAACTCAATAGAAGAAGAATCAGGTCTTTGTAGGTGAGCATTAGCTTTTTGCCGCATCAAACTCCACAATCCCACAGGCGAAATAGCCCAGAAAGATTGATTTCTTTGCTCTAATTCTAAACCTGCGGTTATGTTGTGTCCCCTGTATTCACCAGAACCCATAGCAGTAAAGCGAAGTTGACGGTCATCCACATAACGAGCTAAATTATGCACAGTCCCAGGGGGAGAATACAAGCCATAAATATTTTGTGGAAAATCACCATTACGCAAACCTCTTAATGCAGCAAGTTCAGCTAAAGTGTAAATACTATCCCCCCTATCTTTCTCTAATTGGTAAGCTAATTGCGTATACTTAACCAAATAAGGGTTTTGAGTACCAGGCGTAAAGACAGGGTTAGTGAATGTATAACCTACGTTATCATAAAATGCAGTGAAAGATAGAGTATCATTGAAAGGATGTTCGCTAAAGAAGTAGTCAGTATTGTAAGCATAAATAGGTCTGAATTTTTGTTCAAATTTACCTACATAACCGTAGTCAAATAGTCTGTATTTATGGCGAGGGTCATATTGCCTCTCTTGGCTAGCGGTATAGTCTAATTGTACTTGATAATAAACATTTTTCAAGCGTTTATCTACATATTTTCCTGCTCTATTTTTCGTAGTTGAATCAGGAGGAGCATCAGCAAAGCGTTGTGTAAAGCGTACAAATCCGCGATAAGTGTACCTATTGCTAATACGATTAGCTTCTGATGCAAACAAGCTTCTAGTAGCTTGCCATAATTGGTCACGGGTATAGTCGTAGTTAGCACCTGCGGTAATATTTATGAATTCCGTGGGCTGATAGTCTAATTTTCCATTGATAGTGTAGCGAAGTGCCCTGTTATTGGGTTTGAATTTTTGAGTGTACATGTCATTTTTGGTCAGAAACTCTGCATTGTAAAGTAATGCAGACTTGTCATCATTGTATCTGTATGGTCTTTCTCTAATTTCATTAAGTTTTTCTTCTTTGACTTGCCAAATAGGTACACGAGAAGGAAAACGATCTTTTTGGTACTCTATTTCAGCCGCAAGCATGTATCCTAAAACAGTTTTTTTCAAATACTGAGTAGTATCTGTTGCAGAGCGGATAGGTTCTCCGTTTTTATCTTTTGCTGTTGTTTTGAGAAGGGGACCAATAAATGTAAGCCCTCCAAGATTGTAGTTATAAGGGTCAAGAAACTTTGAGGTTACTGCTTCACCCGTTACACTGAATTCTTGCGCAGCACCCCGAGTAGTAATGTTAATTACACCTCCTACTGCATCCCCATACATAGCAGGAACCCCACCTGTGATGATATTCAAGCTACCTATTGCTTGTTGAGGAAGGTTAATTGAACCCACTACTTTCATACCATCAATAAAAAATACAGAACCTGTAGAACGCTGCCCTGCAATATTCAATCCCTTACCATCATCGCGTTGAAAAGTACCTCCTGCTAATCCTGCTGCGTCAGCAATGTTACGAGTAGGTAGGTTTATAATCTGTTCTCTTGAAAGTGTTCCACCTAAAGAGGTTTTGTCTTTTTCAATAATAGGTGCTTCAGTTTCAACAACTACAGTTTGAGTAGTAACGCCGTCATCAGGTTCCATTTCTAAGTTCAAAAATGTAGTTTTAGCAGGTGCAATTTGAATTTTTGTCGCTTCAATACTTTTATATCCTACAAAAACCGCTTTGAGTGTGTACTCACCGGGCATCAAAGGTGTGATTTCATAGTTTCCTTCAATATCAGTAGTTGTACCTCCTTTTTGTATTCCCCCCTGTTCAACAATAATACTTACAAAGGGCAGACCTTCTTTCGTTTTAGCATCTTTAAGCACTCCTTTGAGCTTACCCACACCACCCTGTGCGTATACACGCGGTACTGATATTACTGATGTGAGTATAGCTACAAACCATAAGAACGTGGTTTTTACGTACCTATTCATAGAGGTTAAAGCTTGAATTGATTGAGAGGGCTAAAATACAAATAAACTGTTTATTCGCATAATTTTTGTTTAATTTTTTTTAACAGGAGGTACTTTCTAACTTTGAAGCGACTTGATTTTCAAAATTTTATATGCAAGCACCTCTGAAAGCTTAACTTTAGAAGTATACGACCAACCTGCAATATGTGGCGTAAGAATAACATTTGGAAAAGCTGCAATTCTCTGTAAAATCTCTTTTTCTCTTTGAGTATAAGTAGAAAACTCTTCATTCGGTAGCACATCCAAGCCTAACGCAGCAATTTTTCCTATCTCTAAACCTTTCAACAAATCCTCTAAAACAGCTATCTTTCCTCGTGCCATATTGAGTAACACTATGCTTTTTTTGAAGCGCATTAACCACTCTAAATTTATCCAACCTTCAGTTTCAGGTGTCAAAGGAACGTGAAAAGTAATAATGTCAGCTTGCTCGTATAACTCTTCTAAAGTAGCTTCCTTTACATACCGATTAGAAAAGTATGTTTTATACTTGTCATACGCTAGTATTCTCATCTCAAAGCCGTGCAAACGTTGAGAAAGTGCGTATCCTACATTCCCATAACCTATAATCCCAATCGTTTTGCCTTTAAGTTCAAAACCTCTGTTCAATTCTCTATTCCATTCTAACCGTTTTACTTCTTCGTTAGCCGTGCATATATTTCGAGCTAGGCTAAGTAAAACCCCTACCGTAAATTCCGCTACTGCATCCCTATTCCCTTCAGGAGCATTAATAATGTGTATGTTTCGCTTTCTGCATTCGGCTTCATCAATGTTGTCTATGCCTGAACCTACTTTGGCAATAAACTTCAAATTCACTGCCTTATTTAATACAGCCTTATCAATAGGAGTGTGGCTACGCATAACTATACCCTCATACTCAGATATTTCACAAAGCAGCGCTTGATATGACATGTTTGGCACATACTTGCAAACAAACCCATGATGAGAAAGAACGTCCATCAAAATAGGATGAAGGTCATCTACAATTAAAACTTTCATAAAGCAAAGTTATATACTTTGACTTTCATCCTATTTTGACTATACAAAAATATACAAACTTTATAGCTACTGATTAGATTACTGCCTGAACTGTCAAAAATAATACATGAACGGTTATTATTTTTACATGAACGGTTAATTCTACTGCATGAAAGTAAATAATTGATTATCAAGCCATTATTTGATATAAATTTGACAAGTTCGCAAAAAACATATTATTTTGCCCGCCTAACAAAGCTTAGAATTATGCTGTTAGAAACTAATCCACTTATCACTCCTGAACCAGGTCTTTTTATATGGAGTGTAGTCATCTTCTTGATATTTTTTCTTTTGTTGAGAAAATTAGCTTGGAAACCCATTACGGAAGCCTTAGCTAAACGTGAAGAAAGTATTGCAAATGCTTTACAAGAAGCTGAAAAAGCTCGCCAAGAAATAGCCAAACTCAAAGCAGATAACGAAAAACTTTTGAACGAAGCAAAATTAGAAAGAGAAAGAATTCTCAAAGAAGCTCGTGAAATGAAAGAAAGCATCATTGAGGAAGCTCGCCAAAATGCTAAAGTAGAAGCTGATAGAATGATACAAAAAGCTAGAGAGGTAATAGAAACAGAAAAAAACGCAGCCCTACAACAAGTTAAACATCAAGTCGCCGTCCTTTCTGTAGAAATTGCAGAGAAAATTATTCGCAAAAAGTTTGAAAATCCCGCAGAACAACAAGCTATTGCATCAGAGTATCTCAAACAAATTAACCTTAATTAAAGGAGGGAGAAGTTTATGTCATTAGCACGTGTCGCACAACGCTATGTAAAACCTTTAATAGAAGTAGCTCTTGAACAAGGTATAGAAAAACGCATCTTGGATGATTTAGCTTTTGTAGATAAGACTATCAAAGCCAACAGAAACCTTGCAGTCATGTTAGCTAACCCAATCATTTACAGTGATAAGAAAAAAAAGGTTCTAGAAGAGATATTCAAAGGCAAAGTGCATGACTTAGTAATCAAGTTTTTTGAAGTACTATCTAAAAATACAAGAGATGAAATTTTACCCTACGTTTATACAGAGTATAAAAACGAGTACAATCGCATAAAAGACATACATGAAGTAAAAGTGGTTTCTGCATCAGAGTTAAGCGATCAAAACATAAAAGAGATTGAAGCACTCTGCCAAAAAATATACAAAACAGGCACAATTTCCATTCAGCACACTATTGACCCGAATTTAATCGCAGGGCTGATTATCCAAACTGAACACAAACAATTTGACCTATCTATAGCATCTCGCTTGCGCAAAGTAAAAAGTGAATTAGTTTAGAATTACTTCTCAAAATTATCAGCTGAGTGACTTTATTCACTCAGCTTTTTTCTTTTTATCAATTTAGCTACCTTTGCTAAAATAAATTATATGACTCAAAAAGCATTTCAGGCAAGTTTTTTTGACTTTGACAAAATTTTGAAATACTCTCTTCTAGCGCTTATTTTATCCAAAGCAGCAATCTTTTCAGTAGCCCAAAACAAGACTGACAATATTCCGAACAAGGTTCATATTGACCATGCAGATAAATTAGAATTCATTAAAACCACAGAGAGCATACGCAAGCTGTTAGGACAAGTGCGCATGCATCAAGATACAACTTTTATCTTTTGCGATTCGGCTTATCAATACGTGGATAGAAATTTTGTAGAAGCTCACAGCAATATTCGGATTTTATCAGGAAAAGTAACCATCACAGGAGATAAGCTCCAATACGACGCCAATACAAAACTAGCCGACATTTTTGGAAATGTAGTTCTGTACGATGGCAGCACATACTTGTATACTTCTCACCTTCAATATGATGTCAATGCTCACACGGGTAGATATTTTGAAAAAGGTAAAATCATAAATGCCAACGATAGCTTAACCTCAAAATATGCTGCGTACAACACAGATACTCATTGGGCTGAATTTAGAGAAGACGTACAGCTATACGCACCAGACTACAAAGTAAGTACACAAGCACTAGACTACAATACAGACACTCAAACAGCCTATTTCATCACTCATACTCGCATTTTTAACGATAGCAGTCATATTGTTTGCCAAAAAGGAATGTACCACACCTCACAACGCAAAGGAAGCTTGTACGGTAAAGTGATAATGCAAGATAAAGACTACATTCTAAAAGGCGATTCGGTTTATTTTTCTAAATTAGACAACTTAGGCGAAGCTTTCAAAAATGTGCATCTTTTGAACAAAGACAGCACTATCCACATTTTTGGTCAATATGCAAAAGTAGATGACTTTCACAAATATACCTATGTTACCAATAAAGCATACACTTTTTACAAGGTAGAAAAAGATACCGTTTTTATTACAGCGGATACTTTGTTAGCCAAACAAGACAGCACTAAAAAACGGTATATCTACGCATACCACCGAGCTAAGTTGTACAAAAAAGATTTTCAAGCTATTGCTGACACATTGTTGTATAGCAGAGATGATTCGGTTTTTTACTTTATCCAAAGCCCTGTGTTGTGGTCGGAGAACACTCAAATTACAGGCAAAAGTATAGTGGCTTATATAAAAAACAAGCAGCTAGACTCAATCACAGTTACGCAAAAAGGTTTTATGATACAGCAAGAGGACAGCACAAAGTACAATCAACTCAAAGGAAGATTGATTCAAGTCAAACTTAAAGATAATAAAATACAGCGCATGTTAGTTTCAGGCAATAGTGAAAGTTTGTATTATGTCTTTAAGGAAGATAATACATTGAGTGGCATGAATTACATTCTTTGCAGCGAAGCCGATTTTTATTTCAAAGATAATCGCCCAAGCACTATTAAGTTTTTTAATCAACCTGATGGTGTATTTTATCCCCCCAGAGAGATAAACCAAGAGAATGCTATTTTGAAGGATTTCAAGTGGTATGCTCATTTGCGCCCACAGAAAAAGGATGTAGTTTATCCATGATTATTTTTTAATTTTTTGGGCGTGCCCCTTGCTGACGCAAGGGTCGGGGCATTCCGCACTACGCTTCGCTTCGGTGCTTCGCTACGCTTCGCACTGCCTAACGGCATGCTCCATGCCCCTCACGCAATTGACCTGTGCAATCATGTCTTTACCTTGTTTAAGCTTGAAGTA from the Bacteroidia bacterium genome contains:
- a CDS encoding F0F1 ATP synthase subunit B translates to MTSSQKTYYFARLTKLRIMLLETNPLITPEPGLFIWSVVIFLIFFLLLRKLAWKPITEALAKREESIANALQEAEKARQEIAKLKADNEKLLNEAKLERERILKEAREMKESIIEEARQNAKVEADRMIQKAREVIETEKNAALQQVKHQVAVLSVEIAEKIIRKKFENPAEQQAIASEYLKQINLN
- the atpH gene encoding ATP synthase F1 subunit delta, which codes for MSLARVAQRYVKPLIEVALEQGIEKRILDDLAFVDKTIKANRNLAVMLANPIIYSDKKKKVLEEIFKGKVHDLVIKFFEVLSKNTRDEILPYVYTEYKNEYNRIKDIHEVKVVSASELSDQNIKEIEALCQKIYKTGTISIQHTIDPNLIAGLIIQTEHKQFDLSIASRLRKVKSELV